One part of the Luteibacter yeojuensis genome encodes these proteins:
- a CDS encoding reprolysin-like metallopeptidase: MPTPHPLLYTLPGVLLLASSPARADQALWRDAPAIPADPSARGSDLPASARRVVLVGDAFEAVAKRMRKSATPSSIELPLPSGGTSEFRLESSGVLPPGLAARYPELKSMKGEDAEGRHVRIDIGPNGISAAVTDAGGDWLLRPETPEASKARSVDRRHAVFRRAAARKRPYREEPGPHDAAARPGEQRSAAGPAMSTVRRTFRIALTATPSYTQSQGGTRAQTLQSMAATINRVNRIFERDFGVHLVLAEDSDKLIFTKEGPDPFGDLTTDDRFYDAKLVERNVEVVAQVLADDAFDIGHALDARQDAGLVGEIGNTCMRWTGKPEDRARSKAAGMTGSTRPFGDPFHVDFVAHELGHQFGAHHTFNGCGRFSESSGVELEPGSGSTVMGYAGLCYGHNLQDNADDYFHGASIQEVAAWLSGEGGACAASEANRSRAPWLDTEGWRQPMLVPAHTPFRLSGIARFAAPGAKPSYTFEQMDPGKPQDETTLSDRGTGPLFRSRKPNAQGEQTFPAMPVLLGDEKLGLGDALPTRHRDLRFRMTVRDEREDRPSPVVSAERVVTVIDTGRPFAITAPNASAILQRGKRRVVRWNVAGTVKAPIACRSVRIDLSVDGGRTFLETPLASAAPNQGRATVEIPAGIDASQAARLRVACADGRFFALSPSIRVR, encoded by the coding sequence ATGCCCACCCCGCATCCCCTGCTTTACACCCTCCCGGGCGTCCTCTTGCTCGCATCGTCCCCGGCGCGGGCCGACCAGGCGCTCTGGCGCGACGCGCCGGCGATCCCGGCGGACCCATCGGCCCGAGGCTCCGATCTGCCCGCATCCGCTCGCCGGGTCGTCCTCGTCGGCGACGCGTTCGAGGCCGTCGCAAAGCGCATGCGCAAGAGTGCGACGCCATCGTCCATCGAGCTGCCTCTGCCCTCCGGGGGCACCAGCGAATTCAGACTGGAATCCTCGGGCGTGCTTCCCCCCGGCCTGGCCGCCCGCTATCCCGAACTGAAGAGCATGAAGGGCGAGGACGCCGAGGGCCGCCACGTGCGCATCGATATCGGGCCTAACGGCATCAGCGCGGCGGTCACCGACGCCGGCGGCGACTGGCTGCTGCGCCCCGAGACCCCCGAGGCCTCCAAGGCCCGCTCCGTCGACCGGCGCCACGCCGTGTTCCGGCGCGCCGCGGCCCGCAAGAGGCCCTACCGCGAAGAACCGGGCCCCCACGACGCGGCTGCCCGGCCAGGCGAGCAGCGGTCCGCCGCGGGCCCGGCGATGTCGACGGTGCGCCGTACCTTTCGCATCGCCCTGACGGCCACGCCGTCCTATACGCAAAGCCAGGGCGGAACGCGGGCGCAGACGCTTCAGTCCATGGCGGCGACGATCAATCGCGTCAACCGCATCTTCGAGAGGGATTTCGGTGTGCACCTGGTTCTGGCGGAAGACAGCGACAAGCTCATCTTCACGAAGGAAGGCCCCGATCCCTTCGGCGATCTCACGACCGACGACCGGTTCTACGACGCGAAGCTCGTCGAACGCAACGTCGAGGTCGTCGCGCAAGTCCTCGCCGACGATGCCTTCGACATCGGTCACGCGCTGGATGCGCGGCAAGACGCTGGGTTGGTCGGTGAGATAGGCAATACCTGCATGCGATGGACGGGCAAGCCGGAAGACCGCGCGCGCTCCAAGGCGGCGGGGATGACCGGCAGCACGCGACCGTTCGGAGACCCTTTCCACGTCGATTTCGTCGCTCACGAACTGGGACACCAGTTCGGCGCCCACCATACGTTCAACGGCTGCGGCCGCTTTTCGGAGTCATCGGGCGTGGAACTCGAACCCGGGAGCGGATCGACGGTGATGGGTTATGCGGGGCTGTGCTATGGACACAACCTGCAAGATAACGCCGACGACTATTTCCACGGCGCGAGCATCCAGGAAGTCGCGGCCTGGCTCTCCGGCGAGGGCGGCGCCTGTGCCGCGAGCGAGGCCAACCGGTCCCGCGCGCCGTGGCTCGATACCGAAGGATGGCGGCAACCCATGCTCGTCCCCGCCCACACACCGTTCCGACTGTCCGGCATCGCACGGTTCGCGGCTCCCGGTGCGAAGCCGAGCTATACGTTCGAGCAGATGGATCCTGGCAAGCCCCAGGACGAGACGACGCTGAGCGATCGCGGCACCGGCCCGCTCTTCCGTTCCCGCAAGCCCAATGCACAGGGCGAGCAGACGTTTCCTGCCATGCCGGTCCTCCTGGGCGACGAGAAGCTCGGTCTCGGCGACGCGTTACCCACGAGGCATCGCGACCTGCGCTTCCGCATGACGGTGCGCGACGAGCGCGAGGACCGGCCGTCCCCGGTGGTTTCCGCCGAGCGTGTCGTGACGGTGATCGACACGGGGCGCCCCTTCGCGATCACCGCGCCGAACGCTTCCGCCATCCTGCAACGCGGCAAGCGGCGGGTCGTGCGCTGGAACGTCGCCGGCACGGTAAAAGCGCCCATCGCCTGCCGGTCCGTACGCATCGACCTCTCGGTGGACGGCGGCCGCACGTTCCTGGAAACGCCGCTGGCATCCGCCGCACCCAATCAGGGACGCGCCACCGTCGAGATACCGGCCGGCATCGATGCGTCGCAGGCAGCGAGGCTGCGGGTCGCCTGCGCCGACGGTCGATTCTTCGCGCTCTCGCCGTCGATACGGGTGCGCTGA
- a CDS encoding flavohemoglobin expression-modulating QEGLA motif protein encodes MHAQAAPHHLSPEMRRYAALDQRLLAAAGTIRILPTVSWPASVEERLIEEFAAGCVSIPDIRYRPPMLDETRAELEAIEAEADEDHPIADYLRRTAESWRIAADMLHAAGTERVTETSVLLYGKPGDAIPGSNRSNLDAARYFVNLANELGADLETEDAMGNIPAEELRRDMAERLDAFFAPGTISVEVDPELTAKAAAGATRIRLRGGVRFTEYDRHQLLAHEAFVHSLTALNGREQPVLASLARTSPRVTATQEGLAVFAELMSGAIDISRLKRISLRILAIDMALNGADFVEVFRYFRDCGQNVPDSFHSAQRVFRGVPLTGGSAFAKDNVYLSGLLAVHTFFRWALRQRRLDLLRNLFAGKLALHDVMSLEAHFESGDIALPRYLPPWMQHVHGLAGKLAFSLFVNHIHMAGVEAEEISLGL; translated from the coding sequence ATGCATGCCCAGGCCGCTCCGCACCACCTGTCGCCCGAGATGCGGCGCTACGCGGCGCTCGACCAGCGTCTCCTCGCCGCCGCCGGCACCATCCGCATCCTCCCCACGGTGTCCTGGCCCGCTTCGGTGGAAGAGCGCCTGATCGAGGAGTTCGCCGCAGGATGCGTGTCGATCCCCGATATTCGCTACCGTCCGCCCATGCTGGACGAGACCCGGGCCGAGCTGGAGGCCATCGAGGCGGAGGCCGACGAAGACCATCCGATCGCGGACTACCTCCGGCGCACCGCCGAGTCGTGGCGGATCGCGGCGGACATGCTCCATGCGGCCGGCACCGAGCGGGTCACCGAGACGTCCGTGCTGCTCTACGGGAAGCCCGGTGACGCCATTCCCGGCAGCAACCGCAGCAACCTCGATGCCGCGCGCTACTTCGTGAACCTCGCCAACGAACTGGGCGCCGACCTCGAGACCGAGGACGCCATGGGCAACATCCCGGCGGAGGAACTGCGCCGCGACATGGCCGAACGGCTCGACGCGTTCTTCGCACCGGGAACGATCTCGGTCGAGGTCGACCCGGAGCTCACGGCGAAGGCCGCGGCGGGCGCCACGCGTATCCGCCTGCGCGGCGGCGTGCGTTTCACCGAATACGACCGCCACCAGCTCCTGGCGCACGAGGCCTTCGTCCATTCGCTCACGGCGCTCAACGGCCGCGAGCAGCCGGTGCTGGCTTCGCTGGCGCGCACGTCGCCCCGGGTCACCGCGACGCAGGAAGGACTCGCGGTATTCGCGGAACTGATGTCCGGGGCCATCGACATCTCCCGGCTGAAGCGCATCAGCCTGCGCATCCTGGCGATCGACATGGCGCTCAACGGCGCGGATTTCGTCGAGGTGTTCCGTTACTTCCGCGATTGCGGCCAGAACGTGCCCGACAGCTTCCATTCGGCGCAGCGCGTGTTTCGCGGCGTACCGCTGACCGGCGGTTCGGCGTTCGCGAAGGACAACGTCTACCTGAGCGGCCTCCTGGCCGTGCACACGTTCTTCCGCTGGGCGCTGCGCCAGCGCCGGCTGGACCTGCTGCGCAACCTGTTCGCGGGCAAGCTCGCGCTGCACGACGTGATGAGCCTGGAGGCGCACTTCGAAAGCGGCGATATCGCGCTGCCGCGCTACCTGCCGCCATGGATGCAGCACGTGCACGGCCTGGCGGGAAAACTGGCTTTCTCGCTGTTCGTGAACCACATCCACATGGCGGGCGTGGAGGCCGAGGAAATCTCCCTCGGCCTGTAG
- a CDS encoding FAD-binding oxidoreductase: MAEQFPLRLVDSFMLAPTVRHLSFERVDGQPLAFVPGQFLQIHFHYDDGKPTKRSYSVATVGDGSSPAQRIEIAVSYVDGGAATALLGGLEHGGTVDASGPYGRFCLMEGDRNQRYILIATGTGVTPYRAMLPQIEALMASRGCRFVLLYGARNEGELLYGEEFEAFARTHEGFTFHPCLSRGARPHPRPHDRLGYVQDMLAELEPNGETDIAYLCGNPNMVDAAFSALKEHGLPVQHIRREKYISSR; encoded by the coding sequence ATGGCCGAACAGTTCCCGCTCCGCCTCGTCGACAGCTTCATGCTGGCCCCGACGGTGCGCCACCTCTCCTTCGAGCGGGTGGATGGCCAGCCGCTCGCCTTCGTGCCGGGCCAGTTCCTCCAGATCCACTTCCACTACGACGACGGCAAGCCGACCAAGCGCAGCTATTCGGTGGCCACGGTGGGCGATGGGAGCAGCCCCGCGCAGCGGATCGAGATCGCCGTGAGCTACGTCGACGGCGGCGCCGCGACGGCCCTGCTGGGCGGCCTGGAGCACGGCGGCACGGTGGATGCCAGCGGGCCGTATGGCCGGTTCTGCCTGATGGAAGGGGACCGGAACCAGCGTTACATCCTCATCGCCACGGGCACGGGCGTCACGCCGTACCGGGCCATGCTGCCGCAGATCGAGGCCCTCATGGCCTCGCGCGGCTGCCGGTTCGTGCTCCTGTACGGCGCCCGCAACGAGGGCGAGCTGCTCTACGGCGAGGAGTTCGAGGCCTTCGCCCGAACCCATGAAGGCTTCACGTTCCATCCCTGCCTGTCCCGCGGGGCGCGGCCCCATCCGCGTCCGCACGACCGGCTGGGCTACGTGCAGGACATGCTGGCCGAGCTGGAGCCGAACGGCGAGACGGACATCGCCTACCTCTGCGGCAACCCGAACATGGTCGATGCCGCGTTTTCGGCATTGAAGGAGCATGGCCTGCCGGTCCAGCACATCCGTCGCGAGAAGTACATCAGCTCCCGATAA